The following DNA comes from Cheilinus undulatus linkage group 4, ASM1832078v1, whole genome shotgun sequence.
ACAAATAAAGTGGGAATGGCATCAGCCCTCAATCTCAGCTGACCTGTTCTTGTCTTTCTGAATGCCTCTCTCTCAAAATGTACCTGCAGAGTTATGTCAGTTTTAATAATTTTGTGTCAAATCACAACAAAAGTTATCTCAGAGCTGCTTGTAAGTATAATTGACATACACATTCCAGATATTACCAGATGATTGCTAATCACAATTTCATTGAATCTTTTCATATGGGATGAAAATATGTTCAAACTTTATCCACAAATTTTCAATTTGCAGCATGAGTATTACTTACTGCACATAGTTTTATGTTATTGTAATCTTTTTGATGGTTAGGTTGCTTCTGCTTACTTTGGccaaccatttttttctcctgtccATATTTTTGGGGAAGCCATACATGCGTGACCCCTTCTCGGACCGATTGGTGCATCCAAATGCTGCGCAGCCAACAATTGGAAGGTATGAATCTAAAACTGGATTAAATAATTActacttctgtttttaaaggtatgCAATTTATTTCCTCCCTGCCTTACACCTGTTCCAATCCAACACCATgtctttcctctctgtgtttcttcTTTCTCATCTCACTGAGTCTCCCACACTGTTGTTCTGTGGTATTTTTGCATCATTATATTTAATCTCTTTTCTTCAATGCAGGACACACTGACACTGTTGTATCTTTCTTCATAAATCCTAGGATCCTAGTTTTCTCTGACAGCCACACACCCTCATTTCCCTGTTTGAGTCTTTTAAAAGTCTTGTGAATTTGTGTAGGAGCAATGATTGTGGAGAAAAATGCATTGGCTCTTTGGAAAACTCGTACCACTTTCCCAGCCTGTTTAATACATTATCTAATAAAGTGCTTGTTGAATGCAAACTGATTGCTGTTTATTTAGGCACTATAGACTGAACTTGTATCTGCTTGTATCTACTTGTAATCTGCTAAAATGTATGCTATACTTGCATGCACAGATATTTATTTAACATGCCTGTTTgtgaacattttaatgtgatgATTTAAGGctgaataataataagaaaaagtGTGCAACAaaaattttaatgtaaatttaagAGTATTTTCAACATTCTTTATTGGTGATAAGGTGACCAAAATGTACATACACAGAAGAGTAACGACAATGAACAAgtatacacacaaaaaacagacatttttctgGCTGTGGTCTTGGACAATCTGATGCAGTAAAGAGTCCTGAGATACAGTATGTTTTTCCAATCTTGTAGGGTAAGATGGCAAACCACGGCTATGAAGAAAGTATAGTTATCCTAAATAAAAAAGGGGGGCTGGACTAAATAGACTGATTTATAAtagttacattaaaaaaaaagaataaaaacagatataatgttagcaaacaaaataaatacatgtatacacatacatataaatatatatacacacacacacactcaccaaCACACGTATTGTGGGAAAAACAAGTGAAGcaaaggtagaaaaaaagtAGGTGGACATAGAGGCAAAACTCAGGTGGAATTGTGGACACATAAGCAGCTTAGTTTTGGTTTTAGTGAGGTTTGAACTATGGATAGGTGATAAGtgtgtaataaatgtaattCAGGTTTCATTAAAGGCtgacattttgttttgtgtgtgtgtgctgtcatTATTTTCAACATTGAAGTAGGAATCTCATTCTACCTctaacatttaaaactttttagcaaACCCCACAAACAATATTTATACATGAAGGGATAGTTATGAGTAATGCACATTTTGTActataaatatttacagaaaatgtcTTCTTATATACCGTATTAGCAGCAACAATATAGCCTAGTCTTGACAACAAATGTATTCCCTGTTCCCTCCAAAAGTTAACAGACACAATGTTAAATCATATCTATATATCACAAAAATACTACTATATATGTGGTCAAAGTCATAATTAGCACACAATGTGCATCAATATTCACTGGAAATTGCCTCTAATATATTAGCAGCAACAAAAATCATTGCTACTGTCAATGTAATCCCTATTCCCTCCAAAATTGATACTATAAAAACGTGACGATTCTGTAATCCGATGACTAAAATGACATCTATTGATAAAAGTTGTAATATAAGACAACACATATGAGTACATGATAATCAAAATAACAACTGTTGTAGATAAAAAGttaatatttactgaaatctcTTGCTGTTGCTGTCCCCATTCAACCAGACTGACAGCTCTGGTATGTTTGGAACTATTTGGAGCTACATGAACCACGCGACGGCGCTGCGGCGAGATCAAAGCGTATCgtaactttctctctctccatgcctctggtgtgggcgtgtctgttgaatgagctgaaaccacgcccactcaggacatGGGTAGTCTGCAGCTTTAACCCcgtcactcatggtgtcatacttggaaaaatattttcccctaaaacatgaactaataaacaaacatgcataactataactatgcaatgaaacatgaacattatagaacggtacaagagtacaagactgaattcctttgcacaaaatgaaccagaagtccctgctccaggtgactgcttccttcaaCAATATTGTagcgttagaggggcggggtcattctctactgtgggctcatgacatcgtgagtCCACacattggccccgcccacatgaaaccaagccaggaaagagatgaaatggcctaaattcagaattcagtctcatgtagatctcagagtttccACATGATTACAGCAACCATAtcccaacatttctagagtgtttagacaaaaactttggattcaaCTTTTACAGGCTCTTTAAGTATTGTAGTCTCTATGTATTATAACTGATGTTGTTCACATCACttacaatgttgttttttattttcagatttattgACCAGATGGTGGGTTTTTAAGTGGAAACCACAGatctcatttgtgtttttttgttttcttcttgaTATAGCTTTTGGCCATTTAAATCTCGTTGTGATTTGATAGAGGTGATCTCTTTGaacaaaatattatttaaataaGACTTGATGATTATGGGCCCACAGAGCGTAAATCTGAGCCATATCTGAGtctagaaaaaaataagataaataaaatcaggagAGGCTGAgatttttcatatatttattcatatatCATGTTCGGTttggagataaaaaaaattatattaaatttaATGTTCAGTATTCacagattaaaaacatttatgacgtgatttaaagctttaaagcttttaaCGGCTCCTCTGTGAAATTTACAAACGTGTTCAGATCCCAGTGAAGAGTTAACGGTCACTGTGGACACGTGACCCTCCTGGCCGAAGAAGAGGACTCAGCCTCACGCGCTCTGATCTCAGCCAATCCTGAGCGAGCAGCGGAACACCGTACTCTGTTTGGAGACTGTATATGAAGCTCGAGCGGCATTACCGACCTTCATTCGTTACTGAGAGTTTCATCAGCAAACATGCCGGACGCACCGAAAGCTGCCAAGAAAGGCTCCAAGAAAGCCGTCTCTAAGGCCACCAAGAGCGGCAGGAAGAGGAGGGCAAGGAGAAAGGAGAGCTACGCCATCTACGTCTACAAGGTCCTCAAGCAGGTCCACCCTGACACCGGGATTTCCTCCAAGGCCATGGGCATCATGAACTCCTTCGTCAGTGATATTTTTGAGCGCATTGCCGGGGAGGCCTCCCGTCTGGCTCACTACAACAAGCGCTCCACCATCACCTCCAGGGAGATCCAGACCGCCGTCCGCCTGCTGCTGCCCGGAGAGCTGGCCAAGCACGCCGTGTCAGAGGGAACCAAGGCCGTCACCAAGTACACCAGCTCGAAGTAAACCTGCCCATCCCTAAACAACACAAAGGTCCTTTTAAGGACCACACAAATGCACCCTTAAGAGTTTATAGTGCCATCAAAGTGTTACTTCATCAAAGAATGAAGAACCCTTTTATAAAAGCTACAATCTACGTATGGAAAAGTGACGGAAACAGGTAAGAGAGGTAATAAAAGCAAGGAAAATGTTGCCAaaacggtaaaaaaaaaaagtagtatGTAAAACTATGTAGTGGCATTAGGGGAAACAAGGGTTATTAAATGGAAAATTGTAGCTTAAAAGGGCTCTGTGTAAAGTATTTTGCTTCAAAACTTCTTACTTGTTAGTATTTAATAGTTCAcactttatcccgatgtgaagGATGGCTCTTTACGTTTTCcgtgtttgcctgtataagcctgtggagttATTTCTCTAGAGTATTCTGGCCGAGCTTTCTGCAAAATCTCAACGGAAGTGATGTTTGGTATTACGTTATGTGTGCACCCCCTTGCTCTGTTAatacctgacaacggcgtgttgaatggagaaggctgcttccgcgAGTAAACCaccggctagctcagcccaaacacccacacaaactcagcgaaaacataaaacaactaaGATAGTTTTATCCACCGAAGCCTTTCAAGCTTAAAGAGTGTGACCGACGCCGGGGGAAATCGAGGATAAATATTGGTGGAGCATtggagaaatggagggagctaCACTcgggataaataccgatccaAAGATGGTCGTCTTGCTGTGAAAGATGCTATCCCAACAATGCCtgtcacgttgctcatttagtgttttcccaGTAATTCTGCATCTCTTTCTTGCTTCCTGGAACTGGACTCAATTTactgcgttttttttttttgatacttagttAATAAAATATCTTCGACACttaatgtcagctatctgataacCGCGGTtgaggcaccattatcagagctaagcaacgtctgccctgttgcttctgctctaaaacgcgtcCCACTCAGTACAATTGTTggtggaacttttaagtgttacttcacttacctcctctgtatacatgatgccggtaaatccccttggtctgcgtgtgtatcagctgataaaccggaggctcgttcatgagcaaggagcgcGCCGTTgtggacgagcaacacaatgttgttgCAGTTCGCCTAATGGCCGGCGGCGTCGCTACACTggtatttttctaaatcttgcatagagcccctttaattgataatattttttcataaccTGAGCTAAAAGTGTCATTATCATTCTAAAATCACGATACACCATTCTAGAGTCCAATCATTTTCACTTCTGCCCTtgcctaaaaatgtctgaagtttatattttaagtaaCATTGCATGGGTAGGTTAGGAATTTGGTGAAAAGGTTTACAACTGAAGCcctgcattttcaaacaaagcacaaaaaaagcaacaatttGGGTTGAAGATATACATTTATTCACACAAAtgctgaaaattgtatttttagtgcaattttgaaagtattttttacaCTGCAGTGGGTGTATAGATACAAAAGAGTATTAGGACCATTAAAAATAGtaatagtaaaaataataattctgtcATTTGTCTTAGAATTAGAGAAAAAACACataccaaatattttttttgttaaatgtcccTAATCCTCTGTACATACATTcatacaagtaaaaaaaaaaacagatctgtttttaaaaaattactttaaaattacatttctaCGCTGTGATCAGCAAGGCCTTAAGCAGCATACTTAAAACCAACCTGAAAGATTTGaggcttttaagaaaacatttggggcCGAAGCCCCATGATTCACCCCCTCACTCCATCCATGCTGTTATCATtggaaaacagagtaaataatATATGTGAATACATGGCcctttagggcttccatacattttCAACATGAATTCATATTTATACATATCATATGAATTCATATACTCTATCAATTTAAGCCAGTGTCACTctaccctgctcaaccaaaaagccaaatagtgaaaaaaaaaaaaaaagaacttttgcaagagccacaatctggtgaaaatgggcaaaaacagcttgaagaagtataaataagttaaaggtggcaaaaatggtccaaaaacggcaaagaactggaaaaaaagaaagaagagtgacttaaatggacaaaaagcagtcaagagtggcaaaatggggcaaaGAAATAGGAAACAATAGGTATTAAAGGGAAAAgcatagcttaaatgggcaaaaaaaaaatggtgaaaaatggcaaaaatggaataaaagtggctgaaagaagttaaaaaaaagggcaaaaaaagagaagaaacaagtggtatttaaaggCAAAGGGTAgattaaatgggtgaaaagcaggcaaaaaatggtgaaaaggggcaaaaatgggataacagtggcaacaagaagtggctaaaatgctcataaaagtaggaaaaagttgtatttaatggcaacgGTATGGGATAAATGGTACAATTAAGTTTGGCAATGAAAACCTTCTGTATAAGTCTGGGAAAGAAACTGATTATTGTGataaatttctgaggtcaaaatttctcttttctgagattttctgggggaataatatttaaaatgaagacctAACATCaagagccacatgtgactcCAGAGCCCTcagttgagtaacactgatttaagcTGAAAGAATAGATAAAGCACAGacagacattaaaataaatagaggAGAACTATGATGGAGATAAACCAGAGATAAAGTTCCACATGACACCACCAGCCCTGTTGGAGTAATCGTCCATTCTCCTGATGGAATCAGAGCACAGAGGACAACAGTAGATGGCGCCAGAGCACAGAGAGTGTCACAGCCAAGTTCAAATCTACAGAAGAagaatgtgtctgtgtggaTCTTCCCCTACGTCCTCAGAGCCTCTTTAAAGCTCTGTGAAAACAGAGGAATGCACCGCTCCGCTTCACCCTCAGTACGGCTGACAAAGGTCATGATGAAGAGCTGAGTGAGTCGGCGACTTTAAATCCTGTTTTCTATGTAGATTAAGAACATTTAAGCTTTATTAAACCTACAGTGATCCTTGGATTGCTTTTTTGAAGGACAGTAGCAGAGTGTTAATGTAGATACCCTTGGATTAACTCTGTTTTTGACTCATGTAACCACCCTGTCACCAGATGAACTGAGAAAAGCCAAAGTGTGACACTGCAAAGACCCTGCAGCGcttcttttctgttgttttaaagacattacATATGTGGATTCAGGGAAAATAAGGTGGCAAATTTGAAAAAGAAGCCTGTCCACCGCTCCTCTCCACCCATTCTTCCATCCTCCCCGTGGTTATCCATCTGTCTGACTGCTGGCAGGCGCCAGAACACCCGAGAACCAGTAGAACATGTCGACCTTTCGCTTTGGACAACACCTCATCAAGGCCTCGGCCGTGTTCCTGCAGACGGAGCTGTCCTTCGCTCTGGTCAACAGGAAGCCCGTTGTGCCCGGACACGTGCTGATCTGCCCCCTGAGACCGGTGGAGCGTTTCCGGGACCTTCAACCCAACGAGGTGGCGGATTTATTTAGCACCACTCAGAGAGTCGCCAACTTGGTGGAGAAGCACTTCAACGCCACCTCGCTCACCATCGCCATCCAGGACGGCCCCGAAGCCGGGCAGACGGTGAAGCACGTCCACGTCCACGTGCTGCCCAGGAAGGCCGGGGACTTTGAGAGGAACGACAGCGTCTATGACGAGCTGCAGAAGCACGATCGAGAAGAGGAGGACGTTCCCTCAAAGTggaggacagaggaggaaatgGCAAAAGAAGCTTCAGACCTGAGGACACAGCTGCAGGAGCAATGATGCATGTTATGTTAACTTATACATCATCTGCATTTATGTAGTATGACTGAAAAAGTTCTGTTagaaataagaataaataaaaagatttttcaCTGTGTTAAAGAAGATGGTAAAGGACTGCTAGAAAGAAGAAGAGCCACTCAGGTTAGATTGAGTTCATCCTTCCTTATTAACAGGTTAAATGTAGTTATGTCTGACATGGAGATGTGTTTAACGCTTTTAAGATGTCTAATGTGCTCCCAGTTTCTCATCAACATCACACACCTGTTATAAACTGATGAATTAGTCTTCATGTTCAGATCTGATGGGAGGCAGgacttgttttttcttcttcacatGGCTGAGCTATACTGCTTCTGGGCTTTGTATTTTGATAGAATGATGGCACTGGGAGAAAAGGTTGAAATAAGCGTTAAGTCTAAAAGTGTAATAATATGATCAAGATCGGTGTTTGTACACTGAAACATGGAACATTTTCCTCATTTCACCAAAAACATCGCTGCAAGTTTATGTGAAACAATAAAAGGGCAATTCCTGGcttttggtgacttttcagtGTAAAAACCTTTGGGAAAATAATACCTTTATTCCAGTTCATCAGCTTAAatgtagaaaatgaaataattaacCATCAGTAATATGCATTTGGAGAGCTTAAGCACCtgaaaaatcagaattatttcagaaaaaaacttaGAAATTCCACCCTGTTAGGAGATATTACATAGGTATTGCAAATTGATAATACACATATTCACACTTAGCTTTCTCTTAGACTTTCTTTGACCCTTTATTTTATCATGCTAGTTgtattaatgttttaaatgtctaCTTTGGGGCTTTTTTTGCCTGTATTGATAGGGGGAGATGGTGGATAGAGTCTGAAACAAGCAGCCCCACACTGCAGTGAGCAATAGGGTGCGATGCCCTTCTTATCAAACCTGTGGGGTACTGggaaaaaagcacagaaaagaTAGTTTGCAACCAACCAACAAATAAATGCTAAGAAGGACTAGATGGAACGACAAGTATCTGACAGAAATCATGATAACTGAAGTCATAACAACTATATAAGCAgaataaattaactttttatttaatgtgataaaaataaaaatgttttaattaattgaatattaaaaataagaTGAATCTTTATGagaatttatatattttaaactATGGTGTACAGATTTTTTGaagttaaatgataaaaacttcagtgaatatttgtgtgtgtgtgtgtgtgtgtgtgtgtatatatatatatatacagtgcttaacaaatttattagaccacctgtcatatttgtctcaaaaaCCATTCAGCattatgaagtgctttaatgcggactctttcattttcactgagctctccacgttttaccattttgaacaggaatgaggaatttcaaactgaattcacccaaatttgagccggctcacagggcttctctgagaagtcagaaatgaatcaagcagaacattcaagcactaaaactcatttttctgttcaggaatgcaagtaaataactataatttgacatgttaatcaagaaatattaatgtgctttactagtttttcaggttttttttgtaaataagtaaatttgaaaattcatggataacaataataattctattttagcattaaaaatatcatttgggttaaaaagcttctacatattggtgtattaaccatt
Coding sequences within:
- the fhit gene encoding bis(5'-adenosyl)-triphosphatase, with product MSTFRFGQHLIKASAVFLQTELSFALVNRKPVVPGHVLICPLRPVERFRDLQPNEVADLFSTTQRVANLVEKHFNATSLTIAIQDGPEAGQTVKHVHVHVLPRKAGDFERNDSVYDELQKHDREEEDVPSKWRTEEEMAKEASDLRTQLQEQ
- the LOC121508440 gene encoding histone H2B 1/2-like; the protein is MPDAPKAAKKGSKKAVSKATKSGRKRRARRKESYAIYVYKVLKQVHPDTGISSKAMGIMNSFVSDIFERIAGEASRLAHYNKRSTITSREIQTAVRLLLPGELAKHAVSEGTKAVTKYTSSK